A region of Triplophysa rosa linkage group LG16, Trosa_1v2, whole genome shotgun sequence DNA encodes the following proteins:
- the LOC130566589 gene encoding cation channel sperm-associated protein 4-like isoform X5: MGDRKQSRKQAFALFVSEQIILTIFILEILVKWNNGFKMFWKSWWNIVGFVITLTLIAGNRITSNPIAQIICKVLRMVHINRCFAFSQDAITMAQVFREFIKDTFMIVFPFLVFMLGFATFGVHYFSSVPSVFGNLESAFYTLFVCVTEDGWLDIYNKFKEYIYLCLL, encoded by the exons AAACAGGCGTTTGCATTATTTGTAAGTGAGCAGATTATTTTGACAATCTTCATATTGGAAATTCTGGTCAAGTGGAATAATGGGTTCAAGATGTTTTGGAAG AGCTGGTGGAACATTGTAGGCTTTGTGATCACTCTAACTCTCATCGCGGGAAACAGGATAACCAGTAATCCCATAGCTCAGATTATTTGCAA GGTGCTACGTATGGTCCATATCAACAGATGCTTCGCATTCTCACAAGATGCAATAACGATGGCTCAGGTCTTCAGGGAATTCATTAAAGACACCTTCATGATCGTATTCCCCTTTTTGGTCTTCATGCTG GGGTTTGCAACATTTGGTGTACACTACTTCAGTTCTGTTCCATCAGTGTTTGGGAATTTAGAATCTGCCTTCTacactttgtttgtttgtgtgaccGAAGATGGATGGCTCGACATCTACAACAAGTTTAAGGAGTATATATACTTGTGCTTGTTGTAA
- the LOC130566589 gene encoding uncharacterized protein LOC130566589 isoform X4 produces MDGSTSTTSLRIEVLFMNNLTMSWRDTWDKESPADSEDLSTIFKDQNDVDQRFLETWYPKNLTPETYDDIVRVMLEKDLKEPYEIQRELEGILEVVHNHPANNMHDYRPENKNFTLEETIIDKELATGDILTALLHLDQANLLDTRTTTPNLNEGMALHLEASLPVYGV; encoded by the exons ATGGATGGCTCGACATCTACAACAAGTTTAAGGA TTGAGGTTCTGTTCATGAATAACTTGACAATGTCATGGCGGGACACATGGGACAAAGAAAGTCCGGCAGACTCGGAG GATCTTAGCACCATCTTCAAGGATCAGAATGATGTCGATCAGAGGTTTTTGGAGACTTGGTACCCAAAGAATCTGACTCCTGAAACCTATGATGATATAGTCCGTGTCATGTTAGAAAAGGACCTTAAGGAACCTTATGAAATTCAGCGAGAGCTAGAAGG GATTCTGGAGGTGGTTCATAACCACCCTGCAAACAACATGCACGATTACAGGCCTGAAAATAAGAACTTTACCCTAGAAGAGACAATAATTGACAAGGAGCTTGCCACTGGAGACATTCTGACCGCTCTCCTCCACCTGGACCAG GCAAACCTTCTGGACACCCGCACGACTACACCAAACCTGAACGAAGGCATGGCATTACATTTAGAAGCTTCATTGCCAGTTTATGGGGTTTAA
- the LOC130566589 gene encoding uncharacterized protein LOC130566589 isoform X3: MIFISCGIFVIAIVEVLFMNNLTMSWRDTWDKESPADSEDLSTIFKDQNDVDQRFLETWYPKNLTPETYDDIVRVMLEKDLKEPYEIQRELEGILEVVHNHPANNMHDYRPENKNFTLEETIIDKELATGDILTALLHLDQANLLDTRTTTPNLNEGMALHLEASLPVYGV; encoded by the exons ATGATCTTTATCTCCTGTGGCATCTTTGTCATTGCAATAGTTGAGGTTCTGTTCATGAATAACTTGACAATGTCATGGCGGGACACATGGGACAAAGAAAGTCCGGCAGACTCGGAG GATCTTAGCACCATCTTCAAGGATCAGAATGATGTCGATCAGAGGTTTTTGGAGACTTGGTACCCAAAGAATCTGACTCCTGAAACCTATGATGATATAGTCCGTGTCATGTTAGAAAAGGACCTTAAGGAACCTTATGAAATTCAGCGAGAGCTAGAAGG GATTCTGGAGGTGGTTCATAACCACCCTGCAAACAACATGCACGATTACAGGCCTGAAAATAAGAACTTTACCCTAGAAGAGACAATAATTGACAAGGAGCTTGCCACTGGAGACATTCTGACCGCTCTCCTCCACCTGGACCAG GCAAACCTTCTGGACACCCGCACGACTACACCAAACCTGAACGAAGGCATGGCATTACATTTAGAAGCTTCATTGCCAGTTTATGGGGTTTAA